In Cervus elaphus chromosome 3, mCerEla1.1, whole genome shotgun sequence, the genomic stretch ATCACGTTCGGGGGCTGTCTGTCTCCTGAACGAGGCTGGGGTCCTCACTCAGTCACACCTGGTTGGAGTCAATGGTGTAGTTGTACTTGTCGGCATAGATGGAGGCCAGGGAGGCAGACACGGCAAAGGTGACCAGCGCCATGGGCAACGAGTCGGCCAGAATCCTGGGCAGCTCAGCCAGGCTGGGGAGGAGAGGTTGGGGAAATCTGGAGAAAGAGAGGAATCTGTGGTGAGGCTGGGAATAATAAGGAcatgaggaagagagagagaatagtgCAGGACGGAGCAGGAGGGGGCGCTGAGTGGGAGAGttgtgagaaaagaaaacaagcgctttttccctctctcttaccCTCTGGGCAGCAACCCAACTATCTGGACGTTGTATCTTGTGTCCAGGGAAGAGGTGAAGCAGAGCACAGAGGCCAGAAGCACCTGGAAAAGAGCAAATTGGAGCGTGGCTGGAGATGGCCCCCAGCAGAGGCTAGAAGGGACTCAACGTGAGAGGCCTGTAACTCAGGATTCGGGGTTGCAGGAGCCCAGCAGCGGAGGGAGCTCGGGTGTGTTAGGGATGGGTGCCTGACAACTGATTTAGAGtggagagggaattccctggtcctccaatggttaggactctgttctCTAAGGAgtcggttcagtccctggtgtcagggaactaagatcctgcaagccatgcagcagtttaaaaaaaaaaagaatgaaggaaagagaaatgatgTGTGCCTGGAACTGTGGAGAGAGATGGGCCGGAGGAAGTGAGAGGGGACTGCTATGAGAGATGGTGGGTATCGAGAGGTACAACCGAGCCATTCTAAGCAGGGAAGCTGGGTTACATCTAGGGGTGTATGGGGTATCTGTGCGGTATGTGTGGAATGCTGTTTAactgaggagagagagaaatgtagGGGGACGCCGGAAGAGAGGGAGGTGAGCCTTGAGTTACAAAGGCCGGGTGAGAGGAGAGAAGACGGGAGTGGAGGTGCTGGGGCCAGCGACACCGCAAGGGGGCGCTGTAAGGAGAAAGAAGGCTTCCTTAGAGGCTCTGCGAAAGGCGAACCCGTGGTGGGGGATTCCCGAGGGTCACAGCGGTCTTCAGACGCCTGGCAAAGCCCACGTCTGAGCAGGACCGCTCTCCGCGCTCCGCGAGGGGGCGGCCGCGGCCACTTCCTACAGGGCAAGCGGGGTCTGCGCGGTGCGCGGGGCTGGCGCCCGGGAGCCGTCCTCACCATGGCGATTTCCcccgggatgggggtggggagcctgTCTCTGAATCTCACGTTCAGTTCCTTGACCGGCACGAGCAGCgccaggctgagcgccgagatGGTCAGTTCGGCGGGACTGCTCCGGGGCAGCGCCGTCATCACGGCGGCCAATGTCTGTGGGCAGGGCAGTgagcagaggggcctggggccGGGGTCGACTGCCGGCAGTCCTGATCCCCAGACTGAGACCCGGCCTTCTCTCCTGGCTCCCAGTAGAGCTCCGACCTCCTCGGCGACCCTCACTGCCgttcccccccgccccagcaccACCACACACTGGCCCTCCACtggccctccttccttccttggcGGGTTTCCCTCTTCCCGGGACCACTGGAAGCATCCTCGCtgttctcccacccccaccttgaaAAGAGCGAAGCAGCCAATCTGCCGTGGGAGGGGCACCCCCAAAAGACTAGGCAGCTGGGACACCAGCACGTGCAGGGCGGCCCCGCTGGTCAGCGCTTTGACGACAGGCTCCGACAAGAAGGTGGCCAGGACGCCCAGCTGCAGGGCGAACATCCCCAGCTGCAGAGAAGATGCCCGGATCACCACGGGAGAAGAGCAGACCAGTCCCGGCATAGGGCCACCGGCTTCTCCGCGCACCTCTTCTGCCTAGACCGCCGCTGGACActtgtccctccctctcccctggcCCCCAGCGTGGACTCCCCCCagtccttcccccccaccccaccccggtcCTCCCTCACCATCAGGGCCCCGCTCCCGAAGGCCACTGCCGCAGCCGCACCAACCCGCTGAGCATCCAACTGTTCCCTCTCAATTCCGCTCAGGTTCCCCGAGAGGGGTTCGGGCACCAGCCGCTCCACGGCCGAGCCCGTCATGAGGCTGAGGACAGCGAAAGTTCCTAGGGTCAGGGGAGAAATGCACAGACCACTAGATGTGCTGGCCTGGGGTGAGGTGAGTGCCCAGGCTCTGGGCATTCTGCCAAAAGGCTGCTGTCAGACCACCTCTCCTAGAAGGCTGGCTGCTCAGGTGAAGACTGCGGGGCCAAGAGCTGGGGCAGCAGCCGGATCCAGCGGGGAGCTAGGAAACCAGGGAGCACCCGACCGCGAGAAATTGCCCCCCAACTGCATCCCTGCCCCTCCTGCGGATGCTCTGAGGATGCTCCGCGGACTACGCCCTCCTCTGGGTGACAGTGCatctcttttcccctttttcaAGTCGTAGAGATGTTCTTTTAAACCAGATTTCAAGGAGAGGAAAAGTCAGAGTAAACTCCTGCCCCTTTGCACCCCCCCCAAACCCCCAACAGGCACTGCCTAGGTCAGAGGCTCAGGGCAGTCCAGCAGGGGATGGGGGAAAGGAAGGTGAGGGGCTGAAGAGGGGAGTAAGAGCAAGGGAGCTTCTAAGAAGGGAAGCCTCAACCCCCTGTCCATTTCACCctacagagaggaaaaggaatgCGTGGGTCACTCACCAGTAGACAGGTGTCTCCCAGTACCCAACAAGGTGTAGATGAGGACGGGAAAGAAAGAAGTGTAGAGTCCGAACACTGGGGGCACAGAGGTCAGGAGGGCGAACGCCATGCCTGGGGGCGTGGTGGAAGGAAAGGTCTTTGGTGTgtgggtgaggggctgggggcccaCCCTCCAGGACTGCTCTTCCCCTCCCACACTCTTGGAGGCTGGCGCAGGCAGCTACATCACACCACAGGAGGGAACTCAGGGGTTAACAGGCCTCGGTGGGTGGGAGGTCGTGGGGCGGTCAAGGTCAGAGATCCGTGTCTGCGGCATCCTGGGGGGGCAGGCGTTCAAGCTGAGAGGTCTCTCCAGTTCCCGGAGCCGGACCGTGGCCAAGGCTTCGCGCAGGATTGCACAGATgaggggagctgggggtggggatctGATGGCGCTCCACCGGCCTTACCCAGAACTCGGCCTCGGGTCCCTGTCGCCGAGCCCACCCGCTTCGCTCCCGGttgccaggccctgtgcccacCCGAAGCCCCCTAGAGCTTGGACCCCTGCCAGGCTGGTGTTGGGGCCGCTCACCCTGGGGCACGTGCACGATGCCCACGGTTAGTCCGGCCACCGTGTCCCCGAGCAGCCAGGCCCGCCAGCGGTAGTGGGGCAGCCAGCGGAGCGGGGGCAGCCGCGCCATCAGCAGGCGCCACGCCCCCGGGCCGGAGCAGGCGCGGGCCCGCCGCCGCCACAGCCGGGACCAGCGCGGCTCCGCGAGCAGCTCGGGCTCCTGCTCTGCGTCTCCGAAGAGCTGCTGGAACCGGCTCTCGGTGAGAGGTTCCCTGAACTTGGCGCCCAGGGGGGACTTAAGGTCGGAGGCTTCTCCCGGACCTGGGCAGGTCCTGGCGCCCCGTAGCCCACTCATTTCGCCCTTGGCCACCTCCAACTCCGCCCAGCCTTAAATACCCCTCGCCCGCCGGCCCCGTGGCCCGCCTCCTTGGAGCAGAGTCCAATCCCGTCCCGGCGGGAGCCCTCTCTTGGGGACCTTCTACAGCCAGGAGACAGCTGCGCCTTGGGGAGGGGGCGTCTCTGTGTTAGGCGTTTCCCTCAGACATCCTTGGCCCGATCGCTGGCTCTGGAGCCTGCAGTGGAGGAACCAGAGAGATAGGCCAGAAAACAAATGCACCCAACACCCACTGCCGCGCCTAGGTCTTTGGACTCCTGCCTCTCACTCCGGTGGTTTCTTTCCGCATTAGCACCTGGGGCACAGACAAATGCTGACTCCTCTGGGGTTGCTGGTCATCCTCAGGGCTGCGAAATGGCCCACAAGAAAGTTCAGCGGTGTTCCAACCTCCCTTTCTCCCCCCAGACCCTAATTCTCACAGGCAGAGCTTCTCACCAGAAAGTGTAAGGGGCTCCATTGGCCTCAGCTGTCTCACAGACCACCTAGATGGGAAGCAGCTACAAGCATTGGATAGGGACCTCCCTATCCAATCCCTCCCTAGAGGGACCTCCCACCCCACATCTCTGCTGGAAGTGGCTGGGCCCAAATTCCCAATTCAGGGCCTCAGGGGGGAATACTGAACAGATAGCAAGCTTTGATGCTATGGTTCAGAAAGGCAAAAACACTGAAGCGCTATTTACTGCATTCCAGTGCTATTCACAAAGTAGGCAGTCAACAATACGTATGTGGTTAAATTAAGTACAAAAGGGTCACCCACTCACGTCATGTACCCCTGAGGTCCCTGAAGAGATACAAAGCTTCTGAGCTCCAGAATCCTGCTAGTtgccccatcccctcctccattCACAAGAATTCTTAGCACCCCTCCCCATCACCCTCTGGTCCCTAGTCCCTGACCCCAAAGCCCTGGGTGTGGGGTACAGTGAGGGTGGGTCTCCCCTCTTCAATTCCTCCTATTGTTCCCCAGAAGTCTTATCTGGGCTGTACGTCCTGTCCCCCCCTTAGAGGTCCCTCCCCCCATTGTGGCCAGAGAGACCTCAGGCCCACAGGGAGGCTCCAGCTCCTCCTCAGCCTCCCACCCCAGCAGTCTATTGtctgctgaggaagctgaagtacGCGTGACTGGGCCCAGGGGACAAACGGACACAGTGGACACACCGATGCCCAAGGACCCAGGCAGGACAGGGCACCTGGACGCGAGTCTCTGCACGTTCGGGTCTCGGTCCCGGGGGCTGTCCCTGAAATTGGGAGGGGTGAAGACCTCCACTCTTAGGTCTATGGCTTGAAGAAGAATCCCTTCCTGCTCAATATGGATATGCTTTGCGACCTCCCAGACAGCAAAAATAAGGGGACCCAGAGCCAGAAGGGGCCAGAGCCCCCCAGCATCCTCTCCACCTCCCCATGTTCCCTCAGCTGAACATGGTGGCCTCAGAAAGGTACCGTGGGCATTCAGTGCTTTGGCATCTGGGTGTTGGGGGAACGGTGGGAAGTCAGCCCACAGCGGGCTTTCCCAGTGGCGTCTAGAACAGAGACcagacaggagggaaaggggctggGTAAAAGGGAGGATGCAAGCTTCTAGGGTTTTCCTGTAGCCCCAAGACCCGGACTGAGAGATGCTGCAGCTGCAAGTGAGGGACAGAGATAACTACATTTTTCTATCTTACATCCTGCACCCTTCTCCTTTCACCAGACCCTGCCTCCAGTGACTGA encodes the following:
- the LOC122684630 gene encoding solute carrier family 26 member 10-like isoform X2, translating into MSGLRGARTCPGPGEASDLKSPLGAKFREPLTESRFQQLFGDAEQEPELLAEPRWSRLWRRRARACSGPGAWRLLMARLPPLRWLPHYRWRAWLLGDTVAGLTVGIVHVPQGMAFALLTSVPPVFGLYTSFFPVLIYTLLGTGRHLSTGTFAVLSLMTGSAVERLVPEPLSGNLSGIEREQLDAQRLGMFALQLGVLATFLSEPVVKALTSGAALHVLVSQLPSLLGVPLPRQIGCFALFKTLAAVMTALPRSSPAELTISALSLALLVPVKELNVRFRDRLPTPIPGEIAMVLLASVLCFTSSLDTRYNVQIVGLLPRGFPQPLLPSLAELPRILADSLPMALVTFAVSASLASIYADKYNYTIDSNQELLAHGVSNLVSSLFSCFPNSATLATTSLLVDAGGNTQLAGLFSCLVVLSVLLWLGPLFYYLPKAVLACINISSMRQMFFQMRELPQLWRTSRVDFAVWTVTWVAVVTLSVDLGLAVGVVFSMMTVVCRTQRVQCLALGLAEGTELYRPLRESHKLLQVPGLCILSYPAPLYFGTRGQFRRILDWHLGLGEGGKGAPKTDGPPGAAAEPVRVAVLDCSGVTFADAAGAREVVQLASRCRDAGIHLLLAQCNASVRGTLTQAGLLDRVTPEQLFVSVQDAAAHALERSSVVQRLAQCGSDPVIWCVEGPSETCVRRATAPESPDVM
- the LOC122684630 gene encoding solute carrier family 26 member 10-like isoform X3 translates to MSGLRGARTCPGPGEASDLKSPLGAKFREPLTESRFQQLFGDAEQEPELLAEPRWSRLWRRRARACSGPGAWRLLMARLPPLRWLPHYRWRAWLLGDTVAGLTVGIVHVPQGMAFALLTSVPPVFGLYTSFFPVLIYTLLGTGRHLSTGTFAVLSLMTGSAVERLVPEPLSGNLSGIEREQLDAQRVGAAAAVAFGSGALMLGMFALQLGVLATFLSEPVVKALTSGAALHVLVSQLPSLLGVPLPRQIGCFALFKTLAAVMTALPRSSPAELTISALSLALLVPVKELNVLLASVLCFTSSLDTRYNVQIVGLLPRGFPQPLLPSLAELPRILADSLPMALVTFAVSASLASIYADKYNYTIDSNQELLAHGVSNLVSSLFSCFPNSATLATTSLLVDAGGNTQLAGLFSCLVVLSVLLWLGPLFYYLPKAVLACINISSMRQMFFQMRELPQLWRTSRVDFAVWTVTWVAVVTLSVDLGLAVGVVFSMMTVVCRTQRVQCLALGLAEGTELYRPLRESHKLLQVPGLCILSYPAPLYFGTRGQFRRILDWHLGLGEGGKGAPKTDGPPGAAAEPVRVAVLDCSGVTFADAAGAREVVQLASRCRDAGIHLLLAQCNASVRGTLTQAGLLDRVTPEQLFVSVQDAAAHALERSSVVQRLAQCGSDPVIWCVEGPSETCVRRATAPESPDVM
- the LOC122684630 gene encoding solute carrier family 26 member 10-like isoform X4 — encoded protein: MSGLRGARTCPGPGEASDLKSPLGAKFREPLTESRFQQLFGDAEQEPELLAEPRWSRLWRRRARACSGPGAWRLLMARLPPLRWLPHYRWRAWLLGDTVAGLTVGIVHVPQGMAFALLTSVPPVFGLYTSFFPVLIYTLLGTGRHLSTGTFAVLSLMTGSAVERLVPEPLSGNLSGIEREQLDAQRVGAAAAVAFGSGALMLGMFALQLGVLATFLSEPVVKALTSGAALHVLVSQLPSLLGVPLPRQIGCFALFKTLAAVMTALPRSSPAELTISALSLALLVPVKELNVRFRDRLPTPIPGEIAMVLLASVLCFTSSLDTRYNVQIVGLLPRGFPQPLLPSLAELPRILADSLPMALVTFAVSASLASIYADKYNYTIDSNQELLAHGVSNLVSSLFSCFPNSATLATTSLLVDAGGNTQLAGLFSCLVVLSVLLWLGPLFYYLPKAVLACINISSMRQMFFQMRELPQLWRTSRVDFAVWTVTWVAVVTLSVDLGLAVGVVFSMMTVVCRTQRVQCLALGLAEGTELYRPLRESHKLLQVPGLCILSYPAPLYFGTRGQFRRILDWHLGLGEGGKGAPKTDGPPGAAAEPVRVAVLDCSGVTFADAAGAREVVQLASRCRDAGIHLLLAQCNASVRGTLTQAGLLDRVTPEQLFVSVQDAAAHALERLELSGPKTCTVWV
- the LOC122684630 gene encoding solute carrier family 26 member 10-like isoform X1, producing MSGLRGARTCPGPGEASDLKSPLGAKFREPLTESRFQQLFGDAEQEPELLAEPRWSRLWRRRARACSGPGAWRLLMARLPPLRWLPHYRWRAWLLGDTVAGLTVGIVHVPQGMAFALLTSVPPVFGLYTSFFPVLIYTLLGTGRHLSTGTFAVLSLMTGSAVERLVPEPLSGNLSGIEREQLDAQRVGAAAAVAFGSGALMLGMFALQLGVLATFLSEPVVKALTSGAALHVLVSQLPSLLGVPLPRQIGCFALFKTLAAVMTALPRSSPAELTISALSLALLVPVKELNVRFRDRLPTPIPGEIAMVLLASVLCFTSSLDTRYNVQIVGLLPRGFPQPLLPSLAELPRILADSLPMALVTFAVSASLASIYADKYNYTIDSNQELLAHGVSNLVSSLFSCFPNSATLATTSLLVDAGGNTQLAGLFSCLVVLSVLLWLGPLFYYLPKAVLACINISSMRQMFFQMRELPQLWRTSRVDFAVWTVTWVAVVTLSVDLGLAVGVVFSMMTVVCRTQRVQCLALGLAEGTELYRPLRESHKLLQVPGLCILSYPAPLYFGTRGQFRRILDWHLGLGEGGKGAPKTDGPPGAAAEPVRVAVLDCSGVTFADAAGAREVVQLASRCRDAGIHLLLAQCNASVRGTLTQAGLLDRVTPEQLFVSVQDAAAHALERSSVVQRLAQCGSDPVIWCVEGPSETCVRRATAPESPDVM